In one window of Bdellovibrio bacteriovorus W DNA:
- a CDS encoding hypothetical protein (COG1186 Protein chain release factor B), with protein sequence MDELALQAENPALWEKPAEMQKLNKEKTLLEKELEEFNNFSSRLSDAEVLLEMAQEAGDEDSFVEVKSEVAALEKYSEELELKRVLNGELDANSAYLSINSGAGGTESCDWAQMLLRMYTRYAEHQGFKVSIVEMTEGEEAGVKSCTLLIEGPYAYGYLKAESGVHRLVRISPFDSNARRHTSFASVFAWAEVDDDINIEVRPEDLKVDTFRASGAGGQHVNKTDSAVRMHHIPSGVIVACQMERSQIQNREKALKMLKARLYEIEVEKRNAERDAMNSQKKATEWGSQIRSYVMHPYHMVKDHRTDFETSQVDDIMDGELDGFIMAYLKQEANLNEVPNS encoded by the coding sequence TTGGATGAGCTTGCTCTTCAAGCCGAGAATCCGGCTCTTTGGGAAAAACCCGCAGAGATGCAAAAACTCAATAAAGAAAAAACTCTTCTCGAAAAAGAACTAGAGGAATTCAATAATTTCTCTTCACGTTTGAGTGATGCAGAAGTTCTTTTAGAAATGGCTCAAGAGGCAGGTGATGAAGACAGTTTCGTTGAAGTAAAAAGCGAAGTTGCGGCATTAGAGAAATACTCTGAAGAGCTAGAGTTGAAGCGTGTTCTGAACGGGGAGTTAGACGCGAATAGTGCCTACCTTTCAATCAACTCCGGAGCCGGTGGAACAGAATCCTGTGATTGGGCGCAAATGCTTCTTCGCATGTACACGCGTTACGCTGAACACCAAGGATTTAAGGTCTCTATAGTGGAGATGACAGAGGGGGAAGAAGCTGGGGTTAAATCTTGCACGCTTCTCATTGAAGGGCCCTATGCTTATGGTTACTTGAAAGCAGAATCTGGGGTGCATCGTCTTGTGCGCATTTCTCCATTTGATTCCAATGCTCGTCGTCATACTTCGTTTGCATCTGTTTTTGCCTGGGCGGAAGTGGATGATGATATCAACATTGAAGTCCGCCCTGAAGATCTAAAAGTTGATACCTTCCGCGCGAGTGGCGCCGGTGGGCAGCACGTTAATAAAACAGACTCTGCGGTTCGAATGCATCATATTCCATCTGGGGTCATCGTGGCCTGCCAAATGGAGAGATCGCAAATTCAAAATAGAGAAAAAGCTCTCAAAATGTTGAAGGCTCGTCTTTATGAAATTGAGGTTGAAAAGCGCAATGCTGAACGTGATGCCATGAACTCTCAAAAGAAAGCTACGGAGTGGGGATCGCAAATTCGTTCCTATGTTATGCACCCGTATCACATGGTAAAAGATCATCGAACGGATTTTGAAACAAGCCAAGTTGATGACATCATGGACGGTGAACTGGATGGATTTATTATGGCTTACTTAAAGCAAGAAGCTAATCTCAATGAGGTTCCAAACTCGTGA
- a CDS encoding tetrapyrrole methylase family protein/MazG family protein (COG1694 Predicted pyrophosphatase) → MEVFFQKVETLFMEKAPSNLQSLAALFEIVEKLRGPNGCPWDKEQTHQTLAPFAIEEAHELAEVLSLDAGTETDLKMKEELGDVLFQVVLNTVMASERQAFQIEDVLQGINEKLIRRHPHVFSNSVANTPEEVIVNWQAIKAQEKAAKGISRDPVSLSVPPLPALMRAHKIGKQTEKLKFDWHDVYGALEKVKEEINEFQEALESNQQADIEHELGDTLFSLTQLARHLKMDAEDSLQKANRRFEDRFEKMVKLIRKEELDWEAMSLEEKDEFWKKAKLQQREEALKK, encoded by the coding sequence ATGGAGGTATTCTTTCAGAAAGTCGAGACCCTTTTCATGGAAAAAGCACCTTCTAATTTACAAAGTTTAGCAGCTCTTTTTGAAATCGTCGAAAAACTACGGGGCCCCAACGGCTGCCCATGGGATAAAGAGCAGACGCACCAAACTTTAGCACCTTTTGCTATTGAAGAAGCCCATGAACTCGCTGAAGTTCTTTCGTTAGACGCGGGCACAGAGACCGACCTTAAGATGAAAGAGGAATTAGGCGATGTGCTCTTTCAAGTCGTGCTCAATACAGTCATGGCCAGCGAGCGGCAGGCCTTTCAAATCGAAGACGTTCTTCAAGGGATTAATGAAAAACTCATCCGTCGCCACCCCCATGTGTTTTCCAACTCAGTGGCCAACACTCCCGAAGAAGTGATCGTCAACTGGCAGGCCATCAAAGCTCAAGAAAAAGCCGCCAAGGGGATCTCAAGGGACCCTGTCTCTCTGAGTGTTCCTCCACTGCCCGCCTTGATGCGCGCCCACAAAATTGGCAAACAAACGGAAAAATTAAAATTTGATTGGCACGATGTCTATGGAGCTCTTGAAAAGGTCAAAGAAGAGATCAACGAATTTCAAGAAGCCCTCGAAAGCAATCAGCAAGCCGATATTGAACATGAACTGGGCGACACTTTATTCTCCCTCACTCAACTTGCGCGACATCTAAAAATGGATGCGGAAGATTCACTGCAAAAAGCCAATCGCCGCTTCGAAGATCGCTTTGAAAAAATGGTCAAACTGATCCGCAAAGAAGAACTTGATTGGGAGGCGATGTCGCTGGAAGAAAAAGATGAATTCTGGAAGAAAGCAAAACTCCAGCAGCGAGAGGAAGCTCTGAAGAAATAA
- a CDS encoding metal-dependent hydrolase, putative (COG0319 Predicted metal-dependent hydrolase), whose amino-acid sequence MQVLIVNQAKNRLPRKFIQNWMEELGALLVKKRVLKKADLKKELTVVFLEPKEAKKLNNEFRQKNYATDVLSFGSMDDFSMGELILCPAVLVKQAAEHGLSYQHELGYMLLHGVLHLLGYDHETGEEDAREMFSLQDSLFEQLLEK is encoded by the coding sequence ATGCAAGTCTTAATCGTAAACCAAGCCAAGAATCGACTGCCTCGTAAGTTTATTCAAAACTGGATGGAAGAGCTAGGTGCTCTCTTGGTTAAAAAAAGAGTTTTAAAAAAAGCGGACCTTAAAAAAGAGCTGACGGTGGTTTTTTTAGAGCCAAAAGAGGCTAAGAAACTCAATAACGAATTCCGTCAGAAAAACTACGCGACAGATGTGCTCAGTTTTGGCTCGATGGACGATTTTTCTATGGGAGAACTCATTCTTTGTCCTGCGGTTTTGGTCAAGCAAGCGGCGGAGCACGGCCTCAGCTACCAGCACGAGTTAGGATATATGCTTTTGCATGGCGTCTTACATCTTTTGGGTTATGACCACGAAACTGGCGAAGAGGATGCGCGAGAGATGTTTTCGCTGCAAGACAGCCTCTTTGAGCAACTTTTAGAGAAATAA
- a CDS encoding adventurous gliding motility protein R (COG0811 Biopolymer transport proteins), protein MTAFLKFMHDSGIVGWFILLVGMGAVVLIAERAKVLYKDYGMNVDEFMAKVQNLVLAKKMDEALLLCAQLDKKPLASAFKTILEKADRDDDTIFQAHDIALSENIPLYTKRLHYLSMLSNVATLLGLLGTIHGLILSFQAVAAADPAQKQALLAHGISVSMYTTALGLAVAIPAMVFFSFLTARQNQLVEQTSEKCSKLAELLTSAHIPTLSRQNVFPDHVTAPTATPPSSSSKAS, encoded by the coding sequence ATGACAGCATTTCTTAAATTTATGCACGATTCTGGTATCGTCGGCTGGTTTATTCTACTAGTCGGTATGGGTGCCGTCGTCCTGATCGCAGAACGCGCTAAAGTTCTTTATAAAGACTACGGCATGAATGTCGATGAATTCATGGCGAAAGTACAAAATCTTGTTCTTGCTAAAAAAATGGATGAAGCTCTTTTATTGTGTGCACAGCTTGATAAGAAGCCTCTTGCAAGTGCTTTTAAAACAATTTTGGAAAAAGCAGATCGCGATGACGATACTATCTTCCAAGCACACGACATTGCGTTGAGTGAGAACATTCCACTTTACACTAAACGTCTGCACTATCTATCAATGCTTTCCAACGTTGCGACTCTATTGGGTCTACTTGGTACCATTCACGGTCTAATTCTATCGTTCCAAGCGGTAGCAGCAGCCGATCCAGCTCAGAAGCAAGCCCTTCTAGCCCATGGTATCTCGGTTTCGATGTATACGACAGCATTGGGTCTAGCAGTTGCAATTCCTGCGATGGTGTTCTTCTCATTCTTAACAGCTCGTCAAAATCAGCTTGTAGAACAGACTTCAGAGAAGTGCTCTAAACTTGCAGAACTATTAACAAGTGCTCATATCCCTACTCTGTCTCGCCAAAACGTTTTCCCTGATCACGTAACGGCGCCAACAGCGACTCCTCCATCTTCAAGTTCAAAAGCTTCCTAA
- a CDS encoding ABC-type transport, ATP-binding protein (COG1136 ABC-type antimicrobial peptide transport system, ATPase component): protein MNNEEVFLRAVDIHKSYEQGSGSLDILRGVSLDIGKGEALAILGASGAGKSTLLQIMGTLDRPSAGQLFCEGRDLLAMGDEELSRFRNSEMGFVFQFHHLLAEFNALENVILPARVAGDSLKEAKERGAYLLEFMGLAERQDHFPNQLSGGELQRVAIARALMRQPKILFADEPTGNLDSQTSLKIQDLFFRLRDEMNLALVVVTHDLTFATRFPKVYQMKDGHWSGR, encoded by the coding sequence ATGAATAATGAAGAAGTCTTTTTAAGAGCGGTTGATATTCATAAATCTTACGAACAGGGTTCGGGTAGTTTAGATATTCTGCGTGGCGTGAGTTTAGACATCGGCAAAGGAGAAGCTCTTGCAATTCTTGGGGCTTCCGGTGCTGGCAAGAGTACACTTTTACAGATCATGGGAACTTTGGATCGCCCTTCAGCAGGTCAACTTTTCTGCGAAGGAAGAGATCTTTTAGCTATGGGTGATGAAGAGCTTTCCCGTTTTCGTAATTCTGAAATGGGTTTTGTTTTTCAGTTCCATCATTTGTTAGCAGAGTTCAACGCGCTCGAAAATGTTATTTTGCCAGCAAGAGTGGCAGGCGACTCTTTGAAGGAAGCTAAAGAGCGTGGCGCTTATCTTTTGGAATTTATGGGTCTTGCTGAAAGACAAGATCACTTCCCCAATCAGCTCTCTGGCGGGGAGTTGCAGCGAGTGGCCATTGCGCGCGCCTTGATGCGTCAACCTAAAATCCTATTTGCTGACGAGCCTACCGGGAACTTGGATTCTCAGACCAGTTTAAAAATTCAAGATCTGTTTTTCCGTCTTCGCGACGAGATGAATTTAGCACTTGTCGTGGTGACGCATGATCTGACTTTTGCGACGAGGTTTCCCAAAGTGTATCAAATGAAAGACGGCCACTGGAGCGGGCGCTGA
- a CDS encoding lipoprotein releasing system transmembrane protein (COG4591 ABC-type transport system, involved in lipoprotein release, permease component): MNKSLAWIAWRLLMSRTTLFGGSAPLALVGLVLGVAALVASMAVMSGFEMTLKNAMADVSGHAQVIKRSRINDDWKELEDRIRKIEPTLESSARFVFVEAVMAHSGKISGVLVQGVDADRLDEVLNFKNRVIAGSGTLKGAEPNAALIGKGLAKKMGLQEGDRFRVVVPVADAIDPSSFQRKVGQFQVHGILDLGKYEWNERFILTDIGTAQEVAGIGDRYTGLLMKFADINHARTAALNLSMTLGSPYWVRDWRDSNENLFEAVEVERPGIFFVVLVITLVAAFNISATLFVNVVRRYKDIAILKTIGVSEKDIVKIFVFQGLFLGVIGLGLGFLLGYILSLLFSLAQSKLGLIAGEVYRLDSIDINIRWVDSIAIVIATLLICFIATLAPARRGGKLNPVEGLRNE, from the coding sequence GTGAATAAATCCTTGGCCTGGATCGCGTGGCGACTTCTAATGTCTCGAACGACTCTTTTTGGTGGCTCCGCCCCTCTGGCTCTTGTGGGCTTGGTTTTAGGTGTCGCTGCCTTAGTAGCCTCTATGGCTGTGATGAGTGGTTTTGAAATGACATTGAAGAACGCCATGGCTGATGTTTCAGGTCATGCGCAAGTTATTAAGAGATCGCGCATCAATGATGACTGGAAAGAACTTGAAGATAGAATTCGCAAGATTGAGCCAACCTTAGAGTCCTCGGCGCGCTTTGTTTTTGTCGAAGCCGTGATGGCTCATAGTGGAAAGATTTCCGGTGTTCTAGTTCAAGGCGTGGATGCAGATCGACTTGATGAAGTTTTGAATTTTAAAAATCGTGTGATTGCTGGATCGGGAACTTTAAAAGGGGCCGAGCCCAACGCAGCTCTTATTGGTAAAGGGTTGGCAAAAAAAATGGGTTTACAAGAGGGCGATCGCTTTCGCGTGGTTGTTCCCGTTGCTGACGCCATTGATCCTTCTAGCTTTCAAAGAAAAGTCGGCCAGTTTCAAGTTCATGGTATTTTAGATTTAGGTAAATACGAATGGAATGAGCGTTTTATCTTAACTGATATAGGTACAGCTCAAGAGGTTGCGGGGATCGGCGATCGTTACACGGGGTTGTTGATGAAATTCGCAGACATCAATCATGCCAGAACTGCTGCATTGAATCTTAGTATGACCTTGGGAAGTCCTTATTGGGTCAGGGACTGGAGAGACTCTAACGAAAATCTTTTTGAGGCTGTTGAAGTTGAAAGGCCCGGGATCTTTTTCGTTGTTCTAGTAATTACCTTGGTTGCTGCATTCAATATTTCTGCGACTCTTTTTGTGAATGTTGTTCGACGCTATAAAGACATCGCCATTTTAAAAACCATCGGTGTTTCTGAAAAGGACATCGTTAAAATTTTTGTTTTTCAAGGTCTGTTTTTAGGAGTCATCGGTCTTGGTTTAGGGTTTTTGTTAGGCTATATTCTCTCGCTTCTATTCTCGTTGGCGCAGTCGAAACTGGGTTTGATAGCCGGAGAAGTTTATCGCTTGGATTCGATCGATATTAATATCCGTTGGGTGGATTCCATCGCCATTGTCATTGCGACATTATTAATTTGTTTTATTGCGACTCTCGCGCCAGCTCGTCGAGGTGGAAAGTTAAATCCTGTGGAGGGCTTAAGAAATGAATAA
- a CDS encoding TolR-like protein, putative (COG0848 Biopolymer transport protein) — MRKLKKIKVNSSGEFELDLAPLLAVMVKLVPVLLLSSAFVQMMVIETELPQVVSEAIQRQEQQETPTNVAVEMDSKDGINIVVTKKGKDEVEKIPLKEGAFDYETLHQKLVAVKKANPEVFKIEVNPDGRVPYDDVVKVMDNARQTMDNKTTFPVFDTKQGKNVETHYMFPEVVFANMMEG; from the coding sequence ATGAGAAAGCTTAAGAAAATTAAAGTCAACAGCAGTGGTGAGTTCGAGCTCGATTTAGCTCCCCTACTTGCCGTCATGGTGAAACTCGTTCCAGTACTTTTACTTTCATCTGCCTTCGTGCAAATGATGGTTATTGAAACTGAGCTTCCCCAAGTCGTCAGTGAAGCCATTCAGCGCCAAGAGCAACAAGAGACCCCAACCAACGTGGCCGTCGAAATGGATAGCAAAGACGGTATCAACATCGTTGTTACTAAAAAAGGTAAAGACGAAGTTGAAAAGATTCCGCTTAAAGAAGGAGCTTTCGACTACGAGACTCTTCATCAAAAACTTGTTGCTGTCAAAAAAGCCAATCCAGAAGTTTTTAAGATCGAAGTGAATCCTGATGGTCGCGTACCATACGACGATGTCGTTAAGGTCATGGATAACGCTCGCCAGACGATGGACAACAAGACAACATTCCCTGTCTTTGATACTAAACAAGGTAAGAACGTGGAAACACATTATATGTTTCCAGAAGTTGTTTTTGCCAACATGATGGAGGGCTAA